The Megalops cyprinoides isolate fMegCyp1 chromosome 10, fMegCyp1.pri, whole genome shotgun sequence genome window below encodes:
- the sox4b gene encoding transcription factor SOX-4b: MVQKMSSMENTEAVFAGESSDSGAMDLDIASSPAPGSTASAGDKLDPGWCKTPSGHIKRPMNAFMVWSQIERRKIMEQSPDMHNAEISKRLGKRWKLLKDSDKIPFIREAERLRLKHMADYPDYKYRPRKKVKSSSSKPGEKGDKVSSNNCSSTSTKPSLKKSSGPKSSSKPPKIVLGSAKAAAFPDQVSHAVPTDHHSLYKSKSVSAAKQIPDKKTKRVYIFGGSNHGVSPSSAAVPASPTLSSSAESSDPLSLYEDGAASSKEGAESPSSSSDLHRYTGMRASSPTPSASHSSSSSQSSSSDEEFEDDLLDINASPSFDSMSLGSFSSSVLDRDLDFNFESGSGSHFEFPDYCTPEVSEMISGDWLESTISNLVFTY, translated from the coding sequence ATGGTACAGAAAATGAGCAGCATGGAGAACACCGAAGCGGTGTTTGCCGGGGAGTCCAGCGATTCCGGGGCTATGGACCTGGACATAGCTTCTTCTCCAGCTCCCGGGTCCACGGCATCCGCAGGGGACAAACTGGACCCGGGCTGGTGCAAAACCCCCAGCGGCCACATTAAGAGACCCATGAATGCGTTTATGGTGTGGTCGCAGATTGAAAGGCGCAAAATCATGGAGCAGTCGCCAGACATGCACAACGCTGAAATCTCAAAGAGACTGGGCAAGCGCTGGAAGCTCCTTAAAGACAGCGACAAGATCCCCTTCATCCGAGAGGCGGAGCGGCTCCGACTGAAGCACATGGCAGACTACCCAGACTACAAGTATCGGCCGAGAAAGAAGGTGAAATCAAGCAGCTCCAAGCCCGGTGAGAAGGGGGACAAGGTGAGCAGTAAcaactgcagcagcaccagcactaAGCCATCTTTGAAAAAGAGCAGCGGACCGAAGTCATCCAGCAAACCGCCCAAGATAGTTCTGGGCAGCGCAAAAGCAGCAGCGTTCCCCGATCAGGTCTCACACGCCGTCCCCACAGATCACCACTCGCTCTACAAATCCAAGTCGGTCTCGGCTGCCAAGCAGATCCCGGACAAGAAGACGAAGCGGGTTTACATTTTCGGCGGAAGTAACCATGGCGTTAGCCCGTCTTCTGCGGCCGTACCCGCCAGTCCCACTTTGAGCAGTTCGGCTGAATCCAGCGACCCACTGAGTCTCTATGAGGATGGGGCGGCGAGCAGTAAGGAGGGCGCTGAGTCTCCCAGCTCCTCTTCGGACCTCCATAGGTACACCGGCATGCGGGCATCTTCGCCGACCCCCTCCGCGTCCCactcctcgtcctcctcccaGTCTTCGTCCTCAGACGAGGAATTCGAAGACGACCTACTGGACATTAACGCAAGCCCCAGTTTCGACAGCATGTCGCTGGGAAGTTTTAGCTCCTCGGTGTTGGACAGAGACTTGGATTTTAATTTTGAGTCGGGTTCTGGCTCTCACTTCGAGTTCCCCGACTATTGCACCCCCGAGGTGAGCGAAATgatttcaggggactggctGGAGTCGACCATTTCCAACTTGGTGTTCACATATTGA